The proteins below are encoded in one region of Streptomyces ficellus:
- a CDS encoding ABC transporter ATP-binding protein → MTAAIGLTPPAHDPAAPESATTLPVGTPATVRAYVTGLLRRHRAAFAVLVSVNAVAVIASMVGPYLLGSLVDRLAEGARDLHLPVTVGLFTAALLVQTVFVRMVRLRGAMLGEEMLADLREDFLVRSVALPPGVLERAGTGDLLSRITTDIDRLAEAMREAVPQLTVGVVWAGLLIGGLTVTAPPLALAVLVAAPLLVVGCRWYFRRAPAAYRSEAAGYAAVAAALAETVDAGRTVEAHRLGARRVALSDRRIKEWTAWERYTLYLRSVLFPVINVTHTTVLAAVLLIGGVFVLNGWMDVGDLTTGALLAQMLVEPVGIILRWYDELQVAQVSLARLVGVRDIEPERGDESVGPDGREVRAREVRFGYREGVDVLHRVSMEVAPGTRMALVGPSGAGKSTLGRLLAGIYAPRAGRVTLGGAELSRMPAERVREHVALVNQEHHVFVGSLRDNLLLARTGAEDAELWAALGAVDADGWARALDDGLDTGVGSGGLALTPAQAQQIALARLVLADPHTLVLDEATSLLDPRAARHLERSLARVLEGRTVVAIAHRLHTAHDADVIAVVEEGRITELGSHDDLVAAGGAYAALWRSWHG, encoded by the coding sequence ATGACCGCCGCCATCGGCCTGACACCGCCGGCTCACGACCCGGCGGCCCCGGAGTCGGCGACCACGCTGCCGGTCGGCACCCCGGCGACGGTCCGGGCGTACGTCACCGGGCTGCTGCGCCGCCACCGCGCCGCCTTCGCCGTGCTCGTCTCCGTCAACGCGGTCGCGGTGATCGCCTCGATGGTGGGGCCCTACCTGCTCGGCTCGCTGGTGGACCGCCTCGCGGAGGGAGCGCGGGACCTCCACCTGCCGGTGACGGTGGGGCTGTTCACGGCCGCGCTGCTGGTCCAGACGGTGTTCGTCCGGATGGTGCGGCTGCGTGGCGCGATGCTCGGGGAGGAGATGCTCGCCGATCTGCGGGAGGACTTCCTCGTACGGTCGGTGGCGCTGCCGCCGGGCGTGCTGGAGCGGGCCGGCACCGGTGACCTGCTGTCGCGGATCACCACCGACATCGACCGGCTGGCCGAGGCCATGCGGGAGGCGGTGCCCCAGCTGACCGTCGGCGTGGTGTGGGCGGGGCTGCTGATCGGCGGGCTCACGGTGACCGCGCCGCCGCTGGCCCTCGCCGTGCTGGTGGCCGCCCCGCTGCTGGTCGTGGGCTGCCGCTGGTACTTCAGGCGGGCGCCCGCGGCGTACCGCTCGGAGGCCGCGGGGTACGCGGCGGTCGCCGCCGCCCTGGCCGAGACGGTCGACGCGGGCCGGACGGTGGAGGCCCACCGGCTGGGCGCGCGCCGGGTCGCCCTGTCGGACCGGCGGATCAAGGAGTGGACGGCGTGGGAGCGCTACACGCTCTACCTCCGTTCCGTGCTGTTCCCGGTCATCAACGTCACGCACACCACGGTTCTGGCGGCCGTCCTGCTGATCGGCGGGGTGTTCGTGCTGAACGGCTGGATGGACGTCGGGGACCTCACCACGGGGGCGCTGCTGGCGCAGATGCTGGTGGAGCCGGTCGGCATCATCCTGCGCTGGTACGACGAGCTCCAGGTGGCCCAGGTGTCGCTGGCCCGGCTGGTGGGCGTGCGGGACATCGAGCCGGAGCGCGGTGACGAGTCGGTCGGCCCGGACGGGCGCGAGGTGCGGGCCCGGGAGGTGCGGTTCGGCTACCGCGAGGGGGTGGACGTGCTGCACCGGGTGTCGATGGAGGTGGCGCCGGGCACGCGGATGGCGCTGGTCGGCCCGTCGGGCGCGGGCAAGTCGACGCTGGGGCGGCTGCTCGCGGGGATCTACGCGCCGCGGGCGGGCCGGGTGACGCTGGGCGGGGCCGAGCTGTCGCGGATGCCCGCCGAGCGCGTCCGGGAGCACGTCGCGCTGGTCAACCAGGAGCACCACGTCTTCGTCGGGTCGCTCCGGGACAACCTGCTGCTGGCGCGGACGGGCGCGGAGGACGCCGAGCTGTGGGCGGCGCTCGGGGCGGTCGACGCCGACGGCTGGGCGCGGGCGCTGGACGACGGGCTGGACACCGGGGTCGGCTCGGGCGGTCTGGCGCTGACCCCGGCGCAGGCGCAGCAGATCGCGCTGGCCCGCCTGGTGCTGGCGGACCCGCACACACTGGTGCTGGACGAGGCGACGTCCCTGCTGGACCCGCGCGCCGCCCGGCACCTGGAGCGGTCCCTGGCCCGGGTGCTCGAAGGGCGCACGGTGGTCGCGATCGCGCACCGGCTGCACACGGCGCACGACGCGGATGTGATCGCGGTCGTCGAGGAGGGCCGGATCACCGAACTGGGCAGCCATGACGACCTGGTGGCGGCCGGCGGGGCGTACGCGGCGCTGTGGCGGTCGTGGCACGGGTAG
- a CDS encoding ABC transporter transmembrane domain-containing protein — MQIQHLPYADPGDPDVGSGTRLLLWLGRNQLGGQVRSTLWGLLLHLGIAGLPLGVGLAVQAVVDRSGSGLAWAGGLIALLGAAIAVGDTMQHRTAVTNWITAAARVQQLLARKTAELGSLLTRRVAAGEVVAVSTSDVEKIGWFVEALSRFAAAATTLLLVCVGLLVYQPALGVVVAVGVPVLALAALPLLPRATRRADVQREKAGRATELASDTVAGLRVLRGIGGEELFLGRYREASQEVRRAAVRSARMWALIAAVQVALPGLLLVVVVVYGAKLALEGRVSVGELVTVYGVVTLTHHPLRNFEEIAMAYSFSRPSARRAARVLALTRTTTTTPAGATSEATSGATSAGYEPPGGDLYDPVTGLLAPAGLFTAVVCGDPDAAGRLADRLGGHPSQDPEDHVSVLLGGVPLDELPLDAARSAVLVQDKDPILLSGTLRELLDVPASGKVSAEEALAAARCGDVLGALAQAAPEPGGDPMLTRITERGRSLSGGQRQRLALARSLVTDPEVLVLDEPTSAVDSHTEARVAAGVQRLRSGRTTVVLASSPLLLDPADRVVLVHEGRAVAVGTHRELLVTEARYRAVVTRETEEETLVDIEESA, encoded by the coding sequence ATGCAGATTCAGCATCTTCCGTACGCAGATCCCGGCGATCCCGACGTCGGGTCGGGCACGCGCCTCCTGCTGTGGCTGGGCCGCAACCAGCTGGGCGGCCAGGTCAGGTCGACGCTGTGGGGCCTGCTGCTGCACCTCGGCATCGCCGGGCTCCCGCTGGGCGTGGGCCTCGCGGTGCAGGCCGTCGTGGACCGTTCCGGCAGCGGCCTCGCGTGGGCCGGCGGGCTGATCGCCCTGCTGGGCGCGGCCATCGCGGTGGGTGACACCATGCAGCACCGCACCGCCGTCACCAACTGGATCACGGCTGCCGCCCGGGTCCAGCAGTTGCTGGCGCGCAAGACCGCCGAGCTGGGGTCGCTGCTGACCCGCCGGGTCGCCGCCGGCGAGGTCGTCGCCGTCTCCACCTCCGACGTGGAGAAGATCGGCTGGTTCGTGGAGGCGCTGTCGCGGTTCGCCGCGGCGGCCACCACGCTCCTGCTGGTGTGCGTGGGCCTGCTCGTGTACCAGCCCGCCCTCGGTGTCGTCGTCGCCGTCGGCGTGCCCGTGCTCGCGCTCGCCGCGCTGCCGCTGCTCCCCCGCGCGACCCGGCGTGCGGACGTCCAGCGTGAGAAGGCGGGCCGGGCCACGGAGCTCGCCTCGGACACGGTCGCCGGCCTGCGGGTGCTGCGCGGGATCGGCGGGGAGGAGCTGTTCCTCGGCCGCTACCGCGAGGCGTCCCAGGAGGTGCGCCGGGCCGCGGTGCGCAGCGCCAGGATGTGGGCGCTGATCGCGGCCGTCCAGGTGGCGCTGCCGGGCCTGTTGCTGGTCGTGGTCGTGGTGTACGGGGCGAAACTCGCCCTGGAGGGCCGGGTGTCGGTCGGCGAACTGGTCACCGTGTACGGCGTGGTGACGCTCACCCACCACCCGCTGCGCAACTTCGAGGAGATCGCGATGGCGTACTCCTTCTCGCGCCCCTCCGCCCGGCGTGCGGCCCGGGTGCTCGCCCTGACCCGCACCACGACCACCACCCCGGCCGGGGCCACGTCCGAGGCCACGTCCGGTGCCACGTCCGCCGGGTACGAGCCGCCCGGCGGGGACCTGTACGACCCCGTCACCGGGCTGCTCGCACCGGCCGGCCTGTTCACCGCCGTGGTGTGCGGCGACCCGGACGCCGCCGGGCGGCTGGCCGACCGGCTCGGCGGCCACCCGTCACAGGACCCGGAGGACCACGTGTCCGTCCTGCTCGGCGGGGTGCCGCTGGACGAACTCCCGCTGGACGCGGCCCGTTCGGCCGTCCTCGTACAGGACAAGGACCCGATCCTGCTGTCCGGCACCCTGCGCGAGCTGCTGGACGTGCCGGCGTCCGGGAAGGTCTCCGCCGAGGAGGCCCTGGCGGCCGCCCGGTGCGGTGACGTGCTGGGCGCGCTGGCCCAGGCGGCGCCGGAGCCCGGCGGCGACCCGATGCTCACCCGGATCACCGAGCGCGGCCGGTCGCTGTCCGGGGGGCAGCGCCAGCGGCTGGCCCTGGCCCGGTCGCTGGTCACCGACCCGGAGGTGCTGGTGCTGGACGAGCCGACGTCGGCGGTGGACTCGCACACCGAGGCGCGGGTCGCGGCGGGCGTCCAGCGGCTGCGCTCCGGCCGGACGACCGTGGTGCTGGCGTCGTCGCCGCTGCTGCTGGACCCGGCGGACCGGGTGGTGCTGGTGCACGAGGGCCGGGCGGTGGCGGTGGGAACCCATCGCGAACTGCTGGTCACCGAGGCGCGCTACCGCGCGGTCGTCACGCGCGAGACCGAGGAGGAAACCCTGGTGGACATCGAGGAGTCGGCATGA
- a CDS encoding peptide-N4-asparagine amidase encodes MSPRHAMRMLVSAALVLAALLGTPHASAAPHEPPAEFGTDWHDPVTAAPPVPRPAAAPTCEMTLARAQFRDFTPYKGTYTPPEGCGDRWNTVVLRLDGSVKGRQYDRLGHLALGGVEILRTSTPQPSPDGITWSVEKDITRYGDTLRRPQPVEMLIGNVVDDTHTGVIDVTVTLSFYAGPPAATGVPDRVIPLTNPTLTTPRNSERILAEVYATGSGGGCEEYWYLTVPDAAPYSCTAAGGPHREVRVSVDGRLAGIAAPFPTVWTGGWSNPFLWYVIPGPRAFDVKPLLYDLTPFAALLNDGRPHRVEVTVTGVPAGRPGWSTPTNVLLWQDEARRVVTGALTRHEERAPVNSPVYTPGTEHRLDTRATHRLTVAGHLDTSHGRVTTTVTRTVSHTSAHRWTDGETRDALTATWRDDETVARNRTTTRTTRAYTMDGETTLGTGDRLRTVLRLGDRADTVTLRQGHRPVRTRLDDRYAGDATYTTGVPRDQRHAVGTSSERYRLYGPGGCYDRSLRTAQGTVTEDRRRC; translated from the coding sequence ATGAGCCCACGACACGCCATGAGGATGCTCGTCAGTGCGGCGCTGGTCCTCGCCGCGCTCCTCGGGACGCCCCACGCGTCCGCCGCGCCCCACGAGCCACCGGCCGAGTTCGGCACGGACTGGCACGATCCCGTCACCGCCGCCCCGCCGGTACCCCGCCCGGCCGCCGCACCCACCTGCGAAATGACGCTCGCCCGGGCGCAGTTCCGCGACTTCACGCCCTACAAGGGCACCTACACGCCCCCCGAGGGCTGCGGCGACCGGTGGAACACCGTCGTCCTGCGCCTCGACGGCAGCGTCAAGGGACGCCAGTACGACCGCCTCGGCCACCTCGCCCTCGGCGGCGTCGAGATCCTCCGCACCTCCACCCCGCAACCGTCACCCGACGGCATCACCTGGTCGGTGGAGAAGGACATCACCCGGTACGGCGACACCCTCCGCCGCCCCCAGCCGGTCGAGATGCTCATCGGCAACGTCGTCGACGACACCCACACCGGCGTCATCGACGTCACGGTGACCCTGTCCTTCTACGCCGGACCCCCGGCCGCCACCGGAGTGCCCGACCGCGTCATCCCCCTCACCAACCCCACGCTCACCACCCCACGCAACTCCGAACGGATCCTCGCCGAGGTGTACGCCACCGGCTCCGGCGGCGGCTGCGAGGAGTACTGGTACCTCACCGTCCCCGACGCCGCGCCCTACTCCTGCACCGCGGCCGGCGGACCGCACCGCGAGGTCCGCGTCTCGGTGGACGGGCGGCTCGCCGGGATCGCCGCGCCCTTCCCCACCGTCTGGACCGGCGGCTGGTCCAACCCCTTCCTCTGGTACGTGATCCCGGGCCCCCGCGCCTTCGACGTCAAGCCGCTCCTCTACGACCTGACCCCCTTCGCCGCCCTCCTCAACGACGGCCGCCCGCACCGCGTCGAGGTCACCGTCACCGGCGTACCGGCCGGACGACCCGGCTGGTCGACACCCACCAACGTGCTGCTCTGGCAGGACGAGGCCCGCCGGGTCGTCACCGGCGCGCTCACCCGCCACGAGGAGCGCGCGCCCGTCAACTCACCGGTGTACACGCCGGGCACCGAGCACCGCCTCGACACCCGGGCCACGCACCGGCTCACCGTCGCCGGCCACCTCGACACCTCGCACGGCCGCGTCACCACCACCGTGACCCGCACGGTGTCCCACACCTCCGCACACCGCTGGACCGACGGCGAGACCCGGGACGCCCTGACCGCCACCTGGCGGGACGACGAGACCGTCGCCCGGAACCGCACCACCACCCGCACCACCCGCGCGTACACCATGGACGGCGAGACCACGCTCGGCACCGGCGACCGGCTTCGCACCGTGCTCCGCCTCGGCGACCGCGCCGACACGGTGACCCTGCGCCAGGGCCACCGGCCGGTCCGGACACGGCTGGACGACCGGTACGCCGGCGACGCGACCTACACCACCGGCGTACCGCGCGACCAGCGGCACGCCGTCGGCACCAGCTCCGAGCGGTACCGGCTGTACGGCCCGGGGGGCTGCTACGACCGCAGCCTGAGGACCGCGCAGGGAACGGTGACCGAGGACCGCCGCCGCTGCTGA
- a CDS encoding SUKH-4 family immunity protein → MNEELDDVLADPARLLEADRASVRDHVAAGGGTGAVAREGREVFLQAEAIFGGAGVSRAEFASWLHFAATATGHEEFAKGVAKAEPGMPWRTVWACWRPANWFVAQPSLNGDYYQVHRRLHEGRLLIEVEDWRGRVRFDAETGARVRLPAVDELPEAPLPREALEAPELKQWNLTAPESWEGASVFAADGGRVRHLVHGVSGLAVLETDAEVLRDWPRGQGVDSASSERALPKTAPDVRRPTGPLTPDRVDEAFGERNVLRVPGDDLPEGLEHPAGRRHLRDIGLPAQWLCHTAQYETLPPGAMRSPTDDELPGDRLPAGVAARDLIAFGSAEYGELYVHRHDGSVHIWSNLHGPARAALVPLAPDLDVFTRVLEAVYRYSNACWHPYPVEGDQDAVAELFVDEIEGLAPGLFDRGTPCGEVWSWLYAGITELGVDGF, encoded by the coding sequence ATGAACGAGGAACTCGACGACGTACTTGCCGACCCCGCACGGCTGTTGGAGGCCGACCGCGCCTCGGTGCGCGACCACGTCGCGGCCGGGGGTGGTACGGGGGCCGTGGCGCGGGAGGGCCGGGAGGTCTTCCTCCAGGCCGAGGCGATCTTCGGTGGCGCCGGTGTGTCGCGTGCCGAGTTCGCCTCCTGGCTCCATTTCGCGGCCACGGCGACCGGGCACGAGGAATTCGCCAAGGGGGTGGCGAAGGCCGAGCCGGGCATGCCGTGGCGGACGGTGTGGGCGTGCTGGCGGCCCGCGAACTGGTTCGTGGCCCAGCCGAGCCTGAACGGTGACTACTACCAGGTGCACCGCCGTCTGCACGAGGGCCGGCTGCTCATCGAGGTGGAGGACTGGCGCGGCCGGGTCCGGTTCGACGCGGAGACGGGCGCGAGGGTACGGCTGCCCGCCGTGGACGAGCTGCCGGAAGCCCCCTTGCCGCGCGAGGCGCTCGAAGCACCGGAGCTGAAGCAGTGGAACCTGACGGCGCCGGAGAGCTGGGAGGGTGCGTCCGTGTTCGCCGCCGACGGCGGCAGGGTCCGCCATCTCGTCCACGGGGTCTCGGGCCTGGCGGTGCTGGAGACGGACGCGGAGGTGCTGCGTGACTGGCCACGCGGCCAGGGCGTCGACAGCGCCTCGTCCGAGCGCGCGCTGCCCAAGACCGCACCGGATGTGCGGCGGCCCACGGGCCCGCTGACCCCGGACCGGGTCGACGAGGCCTTCGGCGAGCGCAATGTGCTGCGCGTGCCGGGAGACGACCTCCCCGAAGGGCTCGAACACCCTGCCGGCAGGCGCCACTTGCGGGACATCGGGCTGCCCGCCCAGTGGTTGTGCCACACCGCCCAGTACGAGACCCTGCCGCCGGGGGCCATGCGCTCCCCCACCGATGACGAGCTCCCGGGGGACCGGCTGCCCGCCGGTGTGGCCGCCCGCGACCTGATCGCTTTCGGCTCGGCCGAGTACGGTGAGCTGTACGTGCACCGCCACGACGGTTCGGTGCACATCTGGAGCAACCTGCACGGCCCGGCGCGCGCGGCGCTGGTGCCGCTCGCCCCGGACCTCGACGTCTTCACACGGGTCCTCGAGGCCGTCTACCGCTACAGCAACGCCTGCTGGCACCCCTACCCCGTGGAGGGAGACCAGGACGCGGTGGCGGAGCTGTTCGTGGACGAGATCGAGGGGCTGGCCCCTGGCCTGTTCGACCGCGGGACGCCCTGCGGCGAGGTGTGGAGCTGGCTCTACGCAGGCATCACCGAGCTGGGAGTGGACGGCTTCTAG
- a CDS encoding Gfo/Idh/MocA family protein, protein MNDAAPGNQDRGSDPPSRRSVLRTTAGVAGAAGLGFGVLGATPAAAATPSAEDAGSAPPRQGRTMAGVPFERRSTVRVAIVGLGNRGGSMIDLFLALPGVRVTAVCDPVKAKTERAAAKVVAAGQPSPAVYASGENDYEKLCERGDVDLVYVATPWDLHFAMARTALLNGKHVGVECPVAMRLDELWALVDLSERTRRHCMQLENCCYGRNEMRVLRMAHAGKFGELLHGAGAYNHDLRGLMFSPTYYEGPWRRLWHTRLRGDLYPNHGFGPVANYMDVNRGDRAVSISSFGTPALGLAEYREANVPRSDPSWKETYIESDRTISMVRTARGRVIRLEHDVSTPHPYSRINSLGGTKGVFEDYPERIYLEPDHSDDRWADFSAYADEFDHWLWKEHADPPGGHGGMDYIMVYRLMQCMRLGLVPDFDVYDAATWTAPVPLSHASIRANGAPQRIPDFTRGEWRGARPGVDSVKPE, encoded by the coding sequence ATGAACGACGCTGCACCGGGGAACCAGGACCGGGGCTCCGACCCGCCCAGCCGCCGTTCCGTGTTGCGGACCACGGCCGGGGTGGCGGGCGCCGCAGGGCTGGGGTTCGGTGTGCTGGGAGCCACCCCCGCGGCCGCGGCCACGCCCTCCGCCGAGGACGCCGGCTCCGCTCCCCCGCGCCAGGGCCGGACCATGGCCGGGGTGCCGTTCGAGCGGCGGTCCACCGTCCGCGTCGCGATCGTGGGGCTCGGCAACCGCGGCGGCAGCATGATCGACCTGTTCCTCGCCCTCCCGGGCGTCCGGGTGACCGCCGTCTGCGACCCCGTGAAGGCCAAGACCGAGCGGGCGGCGGCCAAGGTCGTCGCGGCCGGGCAGCCGTCACCGGCCGTGTACGCCAGCGGCGAGAACGACTACGAGAAGCTGTGCGAGCGCGGTGACGTCGACCTGGTCTACGTGGCGACGCCCTGGGACCTGCACTTCGCCATGGCGAGGACGGCGCTGCTGAACGGCAAGCACGTGGGCGTGGAGTGCCCCGTCGCGATGCGTCTGGACGAGCTGTGGGCGCTCGTCGACCTCTCCGAGCGCACCCGCCGCCACTGCATGCAGCTGGAGAACTGCTGTTACGGCAGGAACGAGATGCGGGTGCTGCGCATGGCGCACGCCGGGAAGTTCGGCGAGCTGCTGCACGGGGCGGGGGCGTACAACCACGACCTGCGGGGGCTGATGTTCTCGCCGACGTACTACGAGGGTCCCTGGCGCCGTCTGTGGCACACCCGGCTGCGCGGCGATCTGTACCCCAACCACGGCTTCGGTCCGGTCGCCAACTACATGGACGTCAACCGGGGCGACCGGGCGGTCAGTATCAGCAGCTTCGGCACGCCCGCGCTGGGCCTGGCCGAGTACCGGGAGGCCAACGTTCCCCGGAGCGACCCCAGTTGGAAGGAGACGTACATCGAGAGCGATCGCACCATCAGCATGGTGCGGACCGCCCGGGGCCGGGTGATCCGGCTGGAGCACGACGTGTCCACCCCGCACCCGTACAGCAGGATCAACAGCCTGGGCGGTACGAAGGGCGTCTTCGAGGACTACCCGGAGCGGATATACCTGGAGCCGGACCACAGTGACGACCGGTGGGCCGACTTCTCGGCGTACGCGGACGAGTTCGACCACTGGCTGTGGAAGGAGCACGCCGACCCGCCCGGTGGGCACGGCGGGATGGACTACATCATGGTGTACCGGCTGATGCAGTGCATGCGGCTCGGTCTGGTCCCCGACTTCGACGTGTACGACGCCGCCACCTGGACCGCTCCGGTGCCGCTCAGTCACGCCTCGATCAGGGCGAACGGCGCCCCGCAGCGGATTCCCGACTTCACGCGCGGGGAGTGGCGCGGGGCGCGGCCGGGGGTGGACTCGGTCAAGCCGGAGTGA
- a CDS encoding FAD-binding and (Fe-S)-binding domain-containing protein, with product MPLMEPKPDALRPGTHHGPSPDRVPDLLAHGSPGRLRDELTALVGPGKVLSQVSDLVRYASDASPYRFVPQVVVVAESVGDVAAVLAYAHDKGREVVFRAAGTSLNGQAQGEDILIDVRRHWAGVEVLDGGARARIRPGTTVARANAALARHGRILGPDPASAVACTIGGVVANNASGMTAGTDRNSYRTVASLTVVLPSGTVVDTGDPAADAVLARAEPALCAELLAIKAEIEADPELTARVRAKYALKNTNGYRLDAYLDGSTPVEILRGLMVGSQGTLGFLSEVVFDTLPLDREVAAGLLFFPSLTAAAAAVPLFTEAGAAAVELMDGNTLRASVQVDGVPADWAGLPGPAAALLVEFRAPDAAALASYERAAARVLERVELAAPVASVTNDFTRDARRIGGYWKARKAFVAAVGGNRPSGTTLITEDFAVPPGRLAEACEALLALQAEHGFDAAVAGHAAHGNLHFLLAFDPADPDDVDRYAAFMDEFCKLTVEEFDGSLKAEHATGRNIAPFLELEWGPRATEVMWRTKEAFDPEGVLAPRIVLDRDPRGHLRGLKTVPRVEPVVDACIECGFCEPTCPSQDLTTTPRQRIVLRREMVRQHPGSPVESGLLAAYGYAAVDTCAGDSTCALACPVGIDTGALMKRLRHARHSEREERVAASAARRFAAVEAAARRAVATGRRLGDRLPASVTGLLRTAVRPDLVPGWLPEIPGAAPAGLPVTERARAVAVYFPACVNRVFGQPEGFDGPSLPEAVVALSERAGQPVWIPDDVAGTCCATIWHSKGYEEGARVMAGRVVEAAWGWTAGGRLPLVVDASSCALGLAREVVPHLSGHHRELHAELTVLDSVVWAADTLLPRLTVRRKVASAVVHPTCAARHLGDEDRLPELAAACAEEVVVPDDAGCCAFAGDRGMLHPELTESATAREAAEVTARTFDAYLCANRMCEIGMQHATGRPYHSALLQLERATRP from the coding sequence ATGCCGCTGATGGAGCCGAAGCCCGACGCCCTCCGGCCCGGCACGCACCACGGCCCGTCCCCCGACCGGGTGCCCGATCTGCTGGCGCACGGCTCGCCCGGGCGGCTGCGCGACGAGCTGACGGCGCTCGTGGGCCCCGGGAAGGTGCTGTCGCAGGTCTCCGATCTCGTCCGCTACGCGTCGGACGCCAGCCCCTACCGCTTCGTGCCGCAGGTCGTCGTGGTCGCGGAGAGCGTCGGCGACGTCGCGGCCGTCCTGGCGTACGCCCACGACAAGGGCCGCGAGGTGGTGTTCCGGGCCGCCGGGACGAGTCTGAACGGCCAGGCGCAGGGCGAGGACATCCTCATCGACGTACGCAGGCACTGGGCGGGTGTCGAGGTCCTGGACGGCGGCGCCCGCGCCCGGATCCGGCCCGGCACCACCGTCGCCCGGGCGAACGCGGCCCTCGCCCGGCACGGCCGGATCCTCGGCCCCGACCCGGCGAGCGCAGTGGCCTGCACGATCGGCGGGGTCGTCGCCAACAACGCGTCCGGGATGACGGCCGGCACGGACCGCAACTCGTACCGTACGGTCGCGTCCCTCACCGTCGTGCTGCCGTCCGGCACCGTCGTCGACACCGGCGATCCGGCGGCCGACGCCGTGCTGGCCCGCGCCGAGCCGGCCCTGTGCGCGGAGCTGCTGGCGATCAAGGCGGAGATCGAGGCCGACCCGGAGCTGACGGCCCGCGTCCGGGCCAAGTACGCGCTCAAGAACACCAACGGCTACCGCCTCGACGCCTACCTGGACGGGTCGACACCCGTCGAGATCCTGCGCGGGCTGATGGTCGGCTCGCAGGGCACGCTCGGTTTCCTCTCCGAGGTCGTGTTCGACACGCTGCCGCTGGACCGCGAGGTGGCGGCCGGGCTGTTGTTCTTCCCGTCTCTGACGGCCGCCGCGGCGGCCGTGCCGCTGTTCACGGAGGCGGGCGCGGCCGCCGTGGAGCTGATGGACGGCAACACGCTGCGGGCCTCGGTGCAGGTCGACGGGGTACCGGCCGACTGGGCGGGGCTGCCGGGCCCGGCCGCCGCGCTGCTGGTGGAGTTCCGGGCACCCGACGCGGCGGCTCTCGCGTCGTACGAGCGGGCGGCGGCGCGCGTCCTCGAACGGGTCGAGCTGGCGGCGCCGGTGGCGTCCGTGACCAACGACTTCACCCGGGACGCCCGCCGGATCGGCGGCTACTGGAAGGCGCGCAAGGCGTTCGTCGCCGCGGTGGGCGGCAACCGGCCGTCCGGTACGACGCTGATCACCGAGGACTTCGCGGTGCCGCCCGGGCGGCTCGCCGAGGCGTGCGAGGCGCTGCTGGCGCTCCAGGCGGAGCACGGCTTCGACGCCGCCGTGGCCGGGCACGCGGCCCATGGCAACCTGCACTTCCTGCTGGCCTTCGACCCGGCCGACCCGGACGACGTCGACCGGTACGCCGCCTTCATGGACGAGTTCTGCAAGTTGACCGTCGAGGAGTTCGACGGGTCGCTGAAGGCCGAGCACGCCACCGGCCGGAACATCGCGCCGTTCCTGGAGCTGGAGTGGGGCCCGAGGGCCACGGAGGTGATGTGGCGAACGAAGGAGGCCTTCGACCCCGAGGGCGTGCTCGCCCCGCGGATCGTGCTCGACCGGGATCCGCGCGGGCACCTGCGCGGCCTGAAGACGGTGCCCCGGGTGGAGCCGGTCGTCGACGCGTGCATCGAGTGCGGCTTCTGCGAGCCGACCTGCCCCAGCCAGGACCTGACGACGACACCGCGTCAGCGGATCGTGCTGCGCCGTGAGATGGTGCGGCAGCACCCCGGTTCGCCGGTGGAGAGCGGTCTTCTCGCGGCGTACGGCTACGCGGCGGTGGACACCTGCGCGGGTGACTCGACGTGCGCGCTCGCCTGCCCGGTGGGCATCGACACGGGCGCCCTGATGAAGCGGCTGCGGCACGCACGGCACTCGGAGCGGGAGGAGCGCGTGGCGGCGTCGGCGGCGCGGCGGTTCGCGGCGGTGGAGGCGGCGGCGCGGCGGGCGGTGGCCACCGGGCGGCGGCTCGGCGACCGGCTGCCCGCCTCGGTGACGGGCCTGCTCCGTACGGCGGTGCGGCCCGACCTGGTGCCCGGCTGGCTGCCGGAGATCCCGGGCGCGGCCCCCGCCGGGCTGCCGGTCACGGAGCGGGCGCGGGCGGTGGCCGTGTACTTCCCGGCGTGCGTGAACCGGGTCTTCGGCCAGCCGGAGGGGTTCGACGGGCCGTCGCTGCCCGAGGCGGTGGTCGCGCTGTCGGAGCGGGCCGGGCAGCCGGTGTGGATCCCGGACGACGTGGCGGGCACCTGCTGCGCCACGATCTGGCACTCCAAGGGGTACGAGGAGGGCGCGAGGGTGATGGCCGGCCGGGTCGTCGAGGCGGCCTGGGGCTGGACGGCGGGCGGGCGGCTGCCGCTCGTGGTGGACGCCTCCTCGTGCGCCCTGGGCCTGGCCCGCGAGGTCGTGCCCCACCTGAGCGGCCACCACCGCGAACTGCACGCGGAGCTGACGGTGCTCGACTCGGTCGTCTGGGCCGCCGACACGCTGCTGCCGCGGCTGACGGTACGGCGCAAGGTGGCCTCCGCGGTGGTCCATCCCACGTGCGCGGCGCGGCACCTCGGCGACGAGGACCGGTTGCCGGAGCTCGCGGCCGCCTGCGCGGAGGAGGTCGTCGTCCCGGACGACGCCGGCTGCTGCGCGTTCGCCGGTGACCGCGGGATGCTGCACCCCGAGCTGACGGAATCGGCCACGGCGCGGGAGGCGGCGGAGGTGACGGCGCGGACGTTCGACGCGTACCTGTGCGCGAACCGCATGTGCGAGATCGGGATGCAGCACGCCACGGGCCGCCCGTACCACTCGGCGCTGCTGCAACTGGAGCGGGCGACGCGACCGTAG